From one Luteipulveratus mongoliensis genomic stretch:
- a CDS encoding ABC transporter substrate-binding protein: MTTNAISRRTTIAAVLALGTSVALAACSDPEEKTTTATIAPQQGEAKAQVVRYDTSPSQTLRVKGTYDAAIAAKLPPALRKRGSIIVGNGSAGGGIPPLGFTATDNKTPVGVELDIAYLISNVLGLKPQVQTTSFENLFVGVDSGKYDVALSNVGVSELRKEKYDFATYRLGLHAFEVKKGSPIRVKGPADLAGKRVAVGSGTLQEDILLRWNAENVKAGRAPIKVSYYQNASDYYLALASGRIDVYLGPNPSATYHVATDGKTQIVGTVSSSYPVQGKVGVLTKKGNALAPVIQQALNKTIADGTYAKVLKRWGLSSEAVPKSELNPPGLPKPAKK; the protein is encoded by the coding sequence ATGACCACCAACGCCATTTCCCGTCGTACGACAATTGCCGCCGTCCTGGCCCTCGGCACCTCGGTCGCCCTCGCGGCCTGCTCGGACCCGGAGGAGAAGACCACTACGGCGACCATCGCACCCCAGCAGGGCGAGGCGAAGGCGCAGGTCGTGCGCTACGACACGTCGCCGAGCCAGACACTTCGGGTCAAGGGCACGTACGACGCCGCGATCGCTGCGAAGCTGCCGCCCGCCCTCCGCAAGCGCGGCTCGATCATCGTGGGTAACGGCTCTGCCGGCGGCGGCATCCCACCGCTCGGGTTCACCGCGACGGACAACAAGACGCCAGTGGGCGTCGAGCTCGACATCGCCTACCTCATCAGCAACGTCCTCGGCCTCAAACCACAGGTCCAGACGACGTCGTTCGAGAACCTCTTCGTCGGCGTCGACTCCGGCAAGTACGACGTCGCGCTCTCCAACGTCGGCGTCAGTGAGCTGCGTAAGGAGAAGTACGACTTCGCGACCTATCGCCTGGGGCTGCACGCCTTCGAGGTCAAGAAGGGTTCGCCGATACGGGTCAAGGGACCTGCTGACCTGGCTGGCAAGCGGGTCGCGGTCGGCTCCGGGACGCTGCAGGAGGACATCCTCCTGCGCTGGAACGCGGAGAACGTCAAGGCGGGTCGGGCACCGATCAAGGTCTCGTACTACCAGAACGCGAGCGACTACTACCTCGCCCTGGCGTCCGGCCGGATCGACGTCTACCTCGGCCCCAACCCGAGCGCGACGTACCACGTGGCCACCGACGGCAAGACCCAGATCGTCGGCACCGTCTCCTCGAGCTATCCCGTGCAGGGCAAGGTCGGCGTCCTCACCAAGAAGGGCAACGCGCTCGCTCCCGTCATCCAGCAGGCACTCAACAAGACGATCGCGGACGGCACGTACGCCAAGGTGCTGAAGCGTTGGGGTCTCAGCTCGGAGGCCGTGCCGAAGTCCGAGCTCAACCCGCCCGGGCTCCCGAAGCCGGCCAAGAAATGA
- a CDS encoding LLM class flavin-dependent oxidoreductase: MPVEFLGMAANNDGTETAARSAGPLDLAYAAKLARAHEDNGWDRVLFAYSSGSPDPAQVAAYLAGETESLRLVVAHRPNTAAPTLTAKTLATLDHISNGRVEVHVITGGSTADQAAEGDHLPKDDRYGRTREFIQILKRAWTSDEPFDFPGRHYQLENFLADIKPVQQPRPRISFGGSSAAAYDVGAREADVFALWGEPLAGTAEQIETIRRIATEAGRPLPTIQVAFRPILAATDELAWEKAERTLGDIKAAQEAGVSPRGRLRRNDAGSAEPATSTGGGAPLDNTGRRNGSQPENAGSQRLLNAAASGERHDRALWTATSAATGGGGNSTALVGTPETVAAALLDYYDLGVRIFSARGYHLYDDAVDFGRQVIPLVRAEVARREQRAGRAEHATPKAVVA, from the coding sequence ATGCCAGTTGAGTTCTTGGGAATGGCCGCCAACAACGACGGCACCGAGACTGCCGCGCGATCCGCCGGCCCGCTCGACCTCGCGTACGCCGCGAAGCTGGCCCGCGCGCACGAGGACAACGGCTGGGACCGCGTCCTGTTCGCCTACAGCTCGGGTTCGCCGGACCCGGCACAGGTCGCCGCCTACCTCGCGGGCGAGACGGAGAGTCTGCGGCTCGTCGTCGCGCACCGCCCCAACACCGCGGCGCCGACCCTGACGGCCAAGACCCTGGCCACTCTCGACCACATCAGCAACGGCCGCGTCGAGGTGCACGTCATCACGGGTGGCTCCACCGCCGATCAGGCAGCCGAGGGTGACCACCTTCCGAAGGACGACCGCTACGGCCGCACACGTGAGTTCATCCAGATCCTGAAGCGCGCCTGGACCTCGGACGAGCCGTTCGACTTCCCTGGCAGGCACTACCAGCTGGAGAACTTCCTCGCCGACATCAAGCCGGTCCAGCAGCCGCGGCCGCGGATCTCGTTCGGCGGCTCGTCAGCCGCGGCGTACGACGTAGGCGCGCGCGAGGCGGACGTGTTCGCCCTCTGGGGAGAGCCGCTCGCCGGCACGGCGGAGCAGATCGAGACCATCCGCCGGATCGCCACCGAGGCCGGCCGCCCGCTCCCGACCATCCAGGTTGCGTTCCGACCGATCCTGGCGGCCACGGATGAGCTGGCGTGGGAGAAGGCGGAGCGCACGCTCGGTGACATCAAGGCCGCCCAGGAGGCGGGGGTGAGTCCGCGAGGACGGTTGCGGCGCAACGATGCCGGATCGGCGGAGCCTGCGACGTCGACCGGAGGAGGCGCACCGCTCGACAACACAGGACGGCGCAACGGATCTCAGCCAGAGAACGCTGGGTCGCAACGACTTCTCAACGCGGCCGCGTCGGGTGAGCGGCACGACCGCGCACTCTGGACCGCGACCTCGGCCGCCACCGGTGGCGGTGGCAACTCGACTGCACTGGTCGGTACGCCGGAGACCGTCGCTGCCGCCTTGCTCGACTACTACGACCTGGGCGTCCGGATCTTCTCGGCCCGTGGCTACCACCTGTACGACGACGCCGTCGACTTCGGCCGACAGGTCATCCCGCTGGTCCGTGCCGAGGTCGCTCGCCGCGAGCAGCGCGCCGGCCGGGCCGAGCACGCCACTCCGAAGGCGGTCGTGGCATGA
- a CDS encoding FAD/NAD(P)-binding protein, whose amino-acid sequence MGAGPRTIGVLERLGASAPELAPGLRLDIHVVDPHPAGGGRVWRREQSPLLWMNSVAEDITVFTDSSVTCDGPVHPGPSLAEWAAGEGLGRLREAGWYGPRESLQPNDFAPRGVQAEYLSWVWERVISSLPEGIRVHVHHESAVAVDDVRRRRAPERQRVTLASGRQLDADVVVLAQGYLDHEPTPEQTAWLEAAASQDLTYVPPGYTADLDLSGLRPSEPVIVRGMGLAFVDLFVLLAEGRGGRFTGEGLDLTYHPSGEEPVLYAGSRRGVPYHSKLGYSVGASGPVSTRHLTADALAGLGTLDFDSQVRPLVARELTDLHYRRLFAAHPERTRGSWQTLEALIAESDVAAPSFEAAAAAHVPDPHDRFHLPDVDRPMAGRTWGERQAYEQDLVTHIEQDIQRRASPEFSSDRAVFDGLLSVYGVLAGLASSGRLSPADRVLRLEQEFHGFFSFLASGPPPQRLAELLALHRAGIVRFLGPDVRVTLEDNGFRASSPSVRGVITARAFVDARLPRPNVVATTDPLIRGLLRRGDLSADVVSDGEDGQRGGQLLSDERCRAVRADGTSHPRRYLVGPSVSGSVGAGGFTRPGFNGAGLRQNDALARGLLEQLVADATAFAPSTTITTEEHRHAS is encoded by the coding sequence GTGGGCGCCGGTCCACGCACCATTGGGGTGCTGGAGCGGCTGGGCGCGAGCGCACCGGAGCTGGCGCCGGGCCTGCGGCTCGACATCCACGTCGTCGACCCGCATCCCGCCGGCGGTGGCCGAGTGTGGCGACGTGAGCAGTCGCCTCTGCTCTGGATGAACTCCGTCGCCGAAGACATCACCGTCTTCACCGACAGCTCCGTCACCTGCGACGGACCTGTCCACCCCGGACCGTCCCTGGCTGAGTGGGCGGCCGGCGAAGGACTGGGCCGGCTCCGCGAGGCGGGGTGGTACGGCCCACGAGAGTCGTTGCAGCCCAACGACTTTGCGCCTCGGGGCGTGCAGGCGGAGTACCTCTCGTGGGTGTGGGAGCGGGTCATCTCGTCGCTGCCAGAGGGCATCCGAGTGCACGTCCACCACGAGTCCGCGGTCGCTGTGGACGACGTACGACGTCGGCGGGCTCCCGAGCGCCAGCGCGTCACGCTGGCCTCGGGTCGGCAGCTGGACGCGGATGTCGTGGTCCTGGCGCAGGGCTACCTCGATCACGAACCCACGCCTGAGCAGACCGCCTGGCTGGAGGCGGCAGCGTCCCAGGACCTCACCTATGTGCCGCCGGGCTACACGGCCGATCTCGACCTGTCGGGCCTGCGTCCCAGTGAGCCGGTCATCGTGCGCGGCATGGGTCTGGCCTTCGTAGACCTGTTCGTGCTGCTCGCGGAGGGCCGGGGCGGGCGGTTCACCGGGGAGGGCCTCGACCTGACGTATCACCCGAGCGGCGAGGAGCCGGTCCTGTACGCCGGGTCGCGCCGTGGCGTGCCGTATCACTCCAAGCTCGGCTACAGCGTCGGTGCCTCCGGGCCAGTGAGCACTCGGCACCTGACCGCCGACGCGCTGGCGGGCTTGGGCACCCTCGACTTCGACAGTCAGGTGCGTCCCCTTGTCGCCCGCGAGCTCACGGACCTGCACTACCGACGACTGTTCGCGGCGCACCCCGAACGCACTCGCGGCAGCTGGCAGACGCTGGAGGCGCTGATCGCCGAGTCGGACGTCGCGGCTCCCTCGTTCGAAGCGGCCGCGGCCGCACACGTGCCCGACCCACACGACCGCTTCCATCTCCCTGACGTCGACCGGCCGATGGCGGGGCGGACGTGGGGCGAGCGGCAGGCGTACGAGCAGGACCTGGTGACCCACATCGAGCAAGACATCCAGCGACGGGCGAGCCCCGAGTTCTCCTCGGACCGTGCGGTTTTCGACGGTCTGCTGTCGGTGTACGGCGTGCTCGCCGGCCTGGCGAGCAGCGGTCGGCTGTCCCCCGCTGACCGGGTGCTGCGGCTGGAGCAGGAGTTCCACGGGTTCTTCTCGTTCCTCGCCAGTGGTCCGCCACCTCAGCGCCTGGCCGAGCTGCTTGCCCTGCACCGCGCCGGCATCGTGCGGTTCCTCGGCCCGGATGTGCGAGTCACTCTGGAGGACAACGGGTTTCGCGCATCGTCACCGAGCGTCCGTGGCGTGATCACCGCGCGTGCTTTCGTGGATGCCCGACTCCCCCGGCCCAACGTCGTCGCCACCACCGATCCGCTGATCCGCGGGCTGCTGCGCCGCGGTGACCTGAGCGCTGATGTCGTCTCCGACGGCGAAGACGGTCAGCGCGGCGGCCAGCTCTTGTCCGACGAACGATGTCGGGCTGTTCGAGCGGACGGCACCTCCCATCCCCGCCGCTATCTCGTCGGACCATCCGTGTCCGGCAGCGTCGGCGCCGGCGGGTTCACCCGTCCTGGCTTCAACGGCGCCGGGCTGCGCCAGAACGACGCTCTCGCCCGGGGGCTGCTCGAGCAGCTCGTCGCTGACGCGACCGCCTTCGCACCATCCACCACCATCACCACGGAGGAGCACCGTCATGCCAGTTGA
- a CDS encoding helix-turn-helix domain-containing protein: MPPDPFEQLVSRLADDLDGLTASAPVLAADAHFSRHHYERIVAAVAGETPTTFRRRILLERAAYRMIRSDATLLEVALEAGFSSHEAFTRAFRRAYDIAPSVWRQRPTRFQIAAPNNVHFHPPGGLRLPARTEMSGMDVVDQMVQHHVWLVEELVTRADRLADEELDAPLAAPVDGIDGESLRWLLSRMIGQMEMWLAAMEDREYDFTVERAESVTSMRRRITRVGPAFTESVARVGAERRFDETFVDAFSPKPMVMTYGAMVAHVLTFAAHHRLLALDRMRACGIDDLRFGDPKQWFTKPVET; encoded by the coding sequence GTGCCGCCTGATCCGTTCGAGCAGCTCGTCTCCCGTCTGGCCGACGACCTCGACGGGCTGACCGCCAGCGCACCGGTCCTGGCCGCCGACGCGCACTTCTCGCGACACCACTACGAGCGCATCGTCGCCGCCGTGGCCGGCGAGACGCCCACGACGTTCCGGCGCCGCATCCTGCTGGAGCGCGCGGCGTACCGGATGATCCGCAGCGACGCCACCCTGCTCGAGGTCGCCCTCGAGGCCGGGTTCTCCTCGCACGAGGCCTTCACGCGTGCGTTCCGTCGGGCGTACGACATCGCTCCCTCGGTCTGGCGGCAGCGGCCCACCCGCTTCCAGATCGCCGCGCCCAACAACGTGCACTTCCACCCACCAGGCGGCCTCCGCCTGCCGGCCCGGACGGAGATGAGCGGCATGGATGTGGTCGATCAGATGGTGCAGCACCACGTCTGGCTGGTCGAGGAGCTGGTGACTCGTGCGGACCGCCTCGCCGACGAGGAGCTCGATGCGCCTCTCGCCGCTCCGGTCGACGGCATCGACGGCGAGTCACTGCGCTGGCTGCTCTCCCGGATGATCGGCCAGATGGAGATGTGGCTGGCCGCCATGGAGGACCGGGAGTACGACTTCACGGTCGAGAGAGCGGAGTCGGTGACGTCGATGCGGCGGCGCATCACCAGGGTCGGCCCTGCGTTCACCGAGTCTGTCGCGCGGGTCGGTGCCGAGCGGCGGTTCGACGAGACGTTCGTCGACGCGTTCTCACCCAAGCCGATGGTCATGACGTACGGCGCGATGGTCGCGCACGTGCTGACGTTCGCCGCGCATCACCGCCTGCTCGCCCTCGACCGGATGCGCGCCTGCGGCATCGACGATCTGCGTTTCGGCGACCCGAAGCAGTGGTTCACCAAGCCGGTCGAGACGTGA
- a CDS encoding DUF1684 domain-containing protein, whose product MTIDQVTRSEVEWERWHAQREADLATEYGWLSLTGFAWLPGEPGTVDGLPGRWWASAVDAHVEADADAGITVDGKPVDGVIAATVAEAGSLDWVRVGTRRVQLLLRGGRFAVRTRDASAPTRARFDGVPTFEYDPAWVVEGRLTRWAEPRRVEVATARADLRQHVRLIGELELELAGQSHRLAVGESADGALTLIFHDATNGAETALWRTVTTGVPSADGTAEVDFNRTLNLPYAFTEFGTCPAPPSGNRIETRVTAGEKAPA is encoded by the coding sequence ATGACTATCGACCAGGTCACCCGGTCCGAGGTCGAGTGGGAGCGCTGGCATGCCCAGCGTGAGGCAGACCTCGCCACCGAGTACGGCTGGCTCTCCCTCACCGGATTCGCTTGGCTACCAGGCGAGCCCGGCACAGTCGACGGCCTACCGGGCCGGTGGTGGGCCAGCGCGGTCGACGCTCATGTCGAGGCCGATGCGGACGCCGGGATCACGGTGGATGGCAAACCGGTCGACGGCGTCATCGCGGCGACCGTTGCCGAGGCCGGCTCGCTCGACTGGGTGAGAGTCGGAACCCGCCGCGTGCAGCTCCTCCTTCGAGGTGGCCGGTTCGCCGTACGCACCCGAGACGCGTCCGCGCCCACGCGGGCTCGCTTCGACGGCGTTCCCACCTTCGAGTACGACCCCGCCTGGGTCGTGGAGGGCCGGCTCACCCGCTGGGCCGAGCCGCGCCGGGTCGAGGTGGCGACCGCCAGGGCGGACCTGCGGCAGCACGTCCGTCTCATCGGCGAGCTCGAGCTGGAACTCGCCGGCCAGAGCCATCGGCTCGCCGTGGGTGAGTCCGCGGACGGCGCGCTCACCCTGATCTTCCACGACGCGACCAACGGCGCCGAGACCGCGCTCTGGAGGACAGTCACCACCGGCGTACCGTCCGCCGACGGCACGGCCGAGGTGGACTTCAACCGGACGCTGAACCTGCCGTATGCGTTCACCGAGTTCGGCACCTGCCCGGCTCCGCCGTCCGGCAACCGGATCGAGACCCGCGTGACCGCTGGCGAGAAGGCACCCGCGTGA
- the trhA gene encoding PAQR family membrane homeostasis protein TrhA produces the protein MIARIGHQLDEVQETASELVRLVKPRLRGWLHAGMAPLALASAIVLICLAPTARGRIGAVIFGITAVLLFTTSAVYHRGNWSPRLHSLLKRMDHSNIFLIIAGTYTPFALTLLPRGQATQLLVIVWSGAILGVLFRVLWVNAPRWLYTPVYVALGWVAVFYFGPLLHAGGIAVVTLIAVGGLLYTLGAVVYGTKRPNPSPRWFGFHEVFHAFTVAAFVVHYVAASLAIYRPGLAT, from the coding sequence ATGATCGCCCGTATCGGCCACCAGCTCGACGAGGTCCAGGAGACCGCGTCCGAGCTCGTACGCCTCGTCAAGCCCCGCCTGCGCGGCTGGCTGCACGCCGGCATGGCGCCTCTCGCGCTCGCGTCCGCGATCGTGCTGATCTGTCTGGCCCCGACCGCTCGTGGCCGCATCGGCGCCGTGATCTTCGGGATCACGGCCGTCCTGCTGTTCACCACGTCGGCGGTCTATCACCGGGGCAACTGGTCTCCGCGGCTGCACAGCCTGCTCAAGCGGATGGACCACTCCAACATCTTCCTGATCATCGCCGGCACCTACACACCGTTCGCGCTGACTCTCCTGCCTCGCGGCCAGGCAACCCAGCTGCTGGTGATCGTGTGGAGCGGCGCCATCCTCGGGGTGCTGTTCCGGGTCCTGTGGGTCAACGCCCCACGCTGGCTCTACACCCCGGTCTACGTCGCACTCGGCTGGGTGGCCGTCTTCTACTTCGGTCCGCTGCTGCACGCCGGCGGCATCGCCGTGGTCACGCTGATCGCGGTCGGCGGCCTGCTCTACACGCTGGGCGCAGTCGTCTACGGCACCAAACGACCCAACCCCTCTCCGCGCTGGTTCGGCTTCCACGAGGTCTTCCACGCCTTCACCGTGGCAGCGTTCGTGGTCCACTACGTCGCTGCGTCCCTGGCGATCTACCGCCCCGGCCTCGCGACCTGA
- a CDS encoding HIT family protein: protein MTETDPSCWFCSDTVRTDPPPGGWLYADDLWRVGHTPAAYSVAGTTILELRRHAADEQAMTPEERASLGTITARLLAAVTEATGCDRVYRWATMDAYAHFHLWLIPWWQTSATRGPRYLMDSVNGPGATPEEALATAGRLRSALEVQG from the coding sequence ATGACCGAGACCGACCCGTCCTGCTGGTTCTGCTCCGACACCGTCCGCACCGATCCGCCGCCCGGCGGCTGGCTCTACGCCGACGACCTCTGGCGCGTGGGTCACACGCCAGCCGCCTACAGCGTCGCGGGTACGACGATCCTCGAGCTGCGACGCCACGCCGCCGATGAGCAGGCCATGACGCCCGAAGAACGAGCGTCGCTCGGCACGATCACCGCGCGCCTGCTGGCTGCGGTCACCGAGGCGACCGGCTGCGACCGCGTCTACCGCTGGGCGACGATGGACGCGTACGCGCACTTCCACCTCTGGCTGATCCCGTGGTGGCAGACCTCAGCCACTCGCGGACCGCGCTACCTGATGGACAGCGTCAACGGTCCCGGCGCCACACCCGAGGAGGCGCTCGCGACGGCTGGCCGGCTCAGGTCCGCGCTCGAAGTCCAGGGATGA
- the mca gene encoding mycothiol conjugate amidase Mca, with the protein MSDRLRLMAVHAHPDDESSKGAATLARYADEGHEVMVVSCTGGERGDVLNPRLQGDPEIQRDLPEVRRREMAAAQAILGVQHSWLGFVDSGLPEGDPLPPLPDGCFALEPIEVTAEALVRVIREFRPHVITTYDENGGYPHPDHIMCHVVSVAAFRAAGDESAYPHAGRAWQPLKLYYDRGFSRAKLTAFHNAMTEAGMESPYKEWLEGWGDRPEGRITTRVPCADYFGKREQALLAHATQVDPDGNFFRITKEMQAKVWPTEDFDLTLSYIPLSEGGEDDLFAGLGSADDADAQATSGDLTLVVDDIRERETV; encoded by the coding sequence GTGTCTGACCGCTTGCGGCTCATGGCCGTGCATGCGCATCCCGACGACGAGTCGAGCAAGGGTGCGGCGACGCTGGCGCGCTACGCCGACGAGGGCCATGAGGTCATGGTCGTCTCCTGCACGGGTGGAGAGCGCGGCGACGTGCTCAACCCGCGACTGCAGGGTGACCCCGAGATCCAGCGCGATCTGCCCGAGGTGCGCCGCCGGGAGATGGCTGCCGCACAGGCCATTCTGGGCGTGCAGCACTCCTGGCTCGGATTCGTGGATTCCGGTCTGCCAGAAGGCGATCCGCTGCCGCCGCTGCCCGACGGATGCTTCGCGCTGGAGCCGATCGAGGTCACCGCTGAGGCCCTCGTACGTGTGATCCGCGAGTTCCGTCCGCACGTCATCACGACCTATGACGAGAACGGCGGCTACCCGCACCCGGACCACATCATGTGCCACGTGGTGTCGGTGGCGGCGTTCCGTGCGGCAGGCGACGAGTCGGCGTACCCGCACGCCGGCCGGGCCTGGCAGCCGCTCAAGCTCTACTACGACCGCGGCTTCTCCCGCGCCAAGCTGACCGCCTTCCATAACGCGATGACGGAGGCCGGCATGGAGTCGCCGTACAAGGAGTGGCTCGAGGGCTGGGGCGACCGGCCCGAGGGGCGGATCACCACGCGGGTGCCCTGTGCGGACTACTTCGGCAAGCGTGAGCAGGCGCTGCTCGCGCACGCGACGCAGGTCGATCCGGACGGCAACTTCTTCCGCATCACCAAGGAGATGCAGGCCAAGGTCTGGCCGACGGAGGACTTCGACCTGACGCTGTCCTACATCCCGCTGTCCGAGGGCGGCGAGGATGACCTCTTCGCCGGGCTCGGGTCGGCCGACGATGCCGACGCGCAGGCCACGAGCGGCGACCTGACGCTCGTGGTCGATGACATCCGCGAGCGAGAGACGGTCTGA
- a CDS encoding amino acid ABC transporter ATP-binding protein — protein MTAEALVRRPVVEVSNVTKSFGDHVVLRDVSLDVEQGSVTVVLGPSGSGKSTLLRTINHLEKVDRGQIHVDGDLIGYRRQGDRLHELRERDVLKQRSRIGFVFQDFNLFPHLTVLQNVAEAPISAQRRNRREVEDQAKELLERVGLADKAAAYPRQLSGGQQQRVAIARALALQPKVLLFDEPTSALDPELVGEVLDVIRSLADDGAAMVVVTHEIGFAREIADTVVFMDHGQIVESGPPSQVIDQPTHERTRAFIDRVL, from the coding sequence ATGACTGCGGAAGCACTCGTACGCCGGCCGGTCGTCGAGGTCAGCAACGTCACCAAGTCGTTCGGCGACCATGTCGTGCTTCGCGATGTGTCGCTCGATGTCGAGCAGGGCAGCGTGACTGTCGTGCTCGGGCCGTCCGGGTCTGGCAAGTCGACCCTGCTGCGCACTATCAATCACCTCGAGAAGGTCGACCGCGGACAGATCCATGTCGACGGCGACCTGATCGGCTATCGCCGGCAGGGCGACCGGCTGCACGAGCTACGTGAGCGAGATGTGCTGAAGCAGCGTTCCCGGATCGGCTTCGTGTTCCAGGACTTCAACCTGTTCCCACACCTCACCGTGCTGCAGAACGTCGCCGAGGCTCCCATCTCGGCGCAGCGGCGCAACCGCCGTGAAGTCGAGGATCAGGCGAAGGAGCTGCTCGAACGAGTTGGCCTGGCAGACAAGGCCGCTGCCTATCCCCGCCAGCTGTCGGGTGGTCAGCAGCAGCGCGTCGCCATCGCGCGTGCGCTGGCCCTGCAGCCCAAGGTGCTGCTGTTCGACGAGCCCACCTCGGCGCTGGACCCCGAGCTGGTCGGCGAGGTGCTGGACGTCATCCGGTCACTCGCGGACGACGGTGCCGCGATGGTCGTCGTCACTCACGAGATCGGATTCGCCCGTGAGATCGCCGACACCGTCGTGTTCATGGACCACGGCCAGATCGTCGAGTCGGGCCCGCCGAGCCAGGTCATCGACCAGCCCACGCACGAGCGCACCCGCGCCTTCATCGACCGCGTCCTCTGA
- a CDS encoding DUF4307 domain-containing protein, producing the protein MPLPRPAPGQAKWWVIGTVGVALGVALATWWGISASQGVTWNDAGHSIVDDRSVQVRFDVTADTDKGVTCSIKALAVDHSTVGSKQVAYPPSKYPSTRYVATIATTERATTATVDSCEYTP; encoded by the coding sequence GTGCCCCTTCCTCGTCCCGCTCCCGGGCAGGCCAAGTGGTGGGTGATCGGCACTGTCGGGGTCGCGCTGGGCGTGGCCCTCGCCACCTGGTGGGGCATCTCCGCCTCACAGGGCGTCACCTGGAACGACGCAGGCCACTCCATCGTCGACGACCGCTCGGTGCAGGTCCGGTTCGACGTCACCGCGGACACCGACAAGGGCGTCACCTGCAGCATCAAAGCCCTCGCGGTCGACCACTCGACCGTGGGTTCCAAGCAGGTCGCCTACCCGCCGAGCAAGTACCCCTCCACGCGCTACGTCGCGACCATCGCGACCACCGAACGCGCGACGACCGCCACGGTCGACTCGTGCGAGTACACCCCCTGA
- a CDS encoding amino acid ABC transporter permease, whose product MSTTLPTARTFDVAAPNEPAATPALRVVPRRRPWRWVGTAVVLGLLAQLVNGLVTNPAWEWSTVADYLVTKTILTALLTTIQLTLLGTVLGFALGIVLAILRLSGSAFLQAVAWTYVWAFRSIPLIVQLLFWFNIAYLYKQLSIGIPFGPELFRFDTSNAIGAMGAAVLGLALHQAAYAAEIIRGGIASVDQGQLEAAAALGIPRRRQFFKIVLPQAMRSILPNATNEVISLFKGTSIVSVLAIPELFYQVQVIYGRTSRVVPLLIVATIWYIVLTTLLSVAQYYLERHYAKGSSRHLPPTPLQRLRSRVAQFRMDAAAARGETRTSEVSR is encoded by the coding sequence GTGTCCACGACTTTGCCCACAGCCCGAACCTTCGACGTCGCGGCACCCAACGAGCCCGCCGCGACACCGGCGCTCCGCGTCGTCCCGCGACGCCGCCCGTGGCGCTGGGTCGGCACCGCCGTTGTCCTCGGGCTGCTCGCCCAGCTGGTCAACGGACTGGTCACCAACCCCGCCTGGGAGTGGTCGACCGTCGCGGACTACCTCGTCACGAAGACGATCCTCACGGCACTGCTGACCACCATCCAGCTGACCCTGCTCGGAACGGTGCTGGGGTTCGCGCTCGGCATCGTGCTGGCCATCCTTCGACTCTCCGGTAGCGCGTTCCTCCAGGCCGTCGCCTGGACCTACGTGTGGGCGTTCCGGTCGATCCCCCTGATCGTGCAGCTGCTGTTCTGGTTCAACATCGCCTACCTCTACAAGCAGCTCAGCATCGGCATCCCGTTCGGGCCGGAGCTGTTCCGCTTCGACACCAGCAACGCGATCGGTGCCATGGGTGCCGCCGTCCTTGGGCTTGCCCTGCACCAGGCCGCGTACGCCGCGGAGATCATCCGCGGCGGCATCGCCTCGGTCGACCAGGGACAGCTGGAAGCCGCTGCGGCACTAGGGATTCCGCGTCGCCGACAGTTCTTCAAGATCGTGCTCCCTCAGGCCATGCGCTCGATCCTGCCGAATGCCACCAACGAGGTGATCAGCCTCTTCAAGGGCACCTCGATCGTGTCCGTGCTCGCGATCCCTGAGCTCTTCTACCAGGTCCAGGTGATCTACGGCCGGACCTCACGCGTCGTGCCGCTGCTCATCGTGGCGACCATCTGGTACATCGTCCTGACCACCCTGCTGTCGGTCGCGCAGTACTACCTCGAGCGGCACTACGCCAAGGGCAGCTCTCGGCATCTGCCACCAACACCGTTGCAACGCCTACGTTCTCGCGTCGCACAGTTCCGCATGGATGCGGCCGCCGCTCGCGGTGAGACGCGCACGAGCGAGGTGTCCCGATGA
- the greA gene encoding transcription elongation factor GreA, with product MTDTASASASFLTQEAYDRLKAELDHLSGEGRSDIAKRIEAAREEGDLKENGGYHAAKEEQGKMELRIRQLTELLRDATVGQAPKDNGVVNPGMVVTVEMFGDEEKFLLGSREIAGDSDLDVYSEKSPLGAAINGKKVGDETSYDAPNGKTIAVKVIAATPYTG from the coding sequence GTGACCGACACCGCCAGCGCATCGGCGAGCTTCCTGACGCAGGAGGCGTACGACCGACTGAAGGCCGAGCTCGACCACCTGTCCGGCGAGGGTCGCTCCGACATCGCCAAGCGCATCGAGGCGGCGCGCGAGGAGGGCGACCTCAAGGAGAACGGCGGCTACCACGCGGCCAAGGAGGAGCAGGGCAAGATGGAGCTGCGCATCCGCCAGCTCACTGAGCTGCTGCGGGACGCGACCGTCGGCCAGGCGCCCAAGGACAACGGCGTGGTCAACCCCGGCATGGTGGTGACCGTCGAGATGTTCGGCGACGAGGAGAAGTTCCTCCTCGGCAGCCGCGAGATCGCCGGCGACTCCGATCTGGACGTCTACAGCGAGAAGTCCCCGCTCGGCGCCGCCATCAACGGCAAGAAGGTCGGCGACGAGACGTCGTACGACGCGCCCAACGGCAAGACCATCGCCGTGAAGGTGATCGCGGCGACGCCGTACACCGGCTGA